In Actinomycetota bacterium, the genomic window CTGGATCCGATAGCTGAACTCCCCCCCACCGGGATCGGGGCCTGGGTCTCATGGGGGACCCCGTCATAGCGGTTCTCCAGCCGCAACCCATGCCAGTGCACGGTCGTGTCCAGATCCCCCTGGTTGACCACATGGACCACGACCTCGCTGCCCTGGCCGACCTTGAGGGTCGGGCCCGGGACCAAACCGTTGTCGCCCAACATCCGCACTATGGTCTCCCCCAGCCGCTTGGCCACCGGCCCCACCCGCAGCTCCAGGGTGTCGCCGGAGGCCAGCGCCAACAGCTGGGGCCGCCCAGCCTCAGCCAACCCCGACGGATCAGTCGGGAAGGACTCGGCTGGCGTCGGTAGGTCGGGTCGAGTGTGGTGTTGCATGGTTCCTGCCCTCTTGGTCGTGCCTCTAGCCAAGGTCCCACTCAGACATCCAGGTCGCGTCTGCTGCTCCTTGATGGTTGCGCTCGAGCAACAGTGACATGTCCAGGGTTCTGACCAGGACCCGATCAGCCCCCATGCGGTGCGACCCTTGTCCGCTACTGCGGTTCCTTGGGATGAGGGCGCCGTGTCACCGAGCTACCGGCGACGCAAGAAAAGCAAGCGCCGCAGGCCGTCGACCTCGTCGGGGACAAGCTGATCCGCATCGACCCGAACAACGGCAGCCAGATGGTGCTCGCCCAGGGCAGCCCGCTGGCCGGGATCCGCAGCGTCGCCGTGGTCGGCGGGTAGCCGGCTCGATCCGCTCGCGGTGAACTCGGGCGCCGGTATGTCGGCGTGCGGTGCACGAGGTCAACATGGCTGTGGGTCGCTGTCGAGCGGTCGAGCCCGCTGATGTTCCCGTGCAGGCCGATGCCTGCTCCGAATTGTGAGCCCACGATCATCCCCGGACGGCGGCGGTTGACCGGCGTGCTCGCCCTGCCGCGGGTGCGGGTCAGTCAGGGGCTGTATCCAACCAGTGGCCGGTAGCTGTGTACCTGCTGGGGTGCTGGGCGAAGGCGCCGGCGCACCCCAGCGAGCAGAAGCAGTACTCGACACCCTGGTGGGTGAGCCGGCCCGCACTGTGCCAGGGGTCGACCGCCATCCGGCACACCGGGTCGATCGGCAGCCCAGCGGAGCTCCGGGCCCCTTGGCGGACCGCCGCATACACCGGGACCGGCTCAGCGACATTGCGGAACGCCCGACGGCCGCGATCGCGCAACTCCACGCCCTCCACGTCGCCACACGCGGCCCGTGTGGCAGCGGTCAGCAGTGCCTCGCCCCCGGAGGCGGCCGCCGACACCCGGGCCGCCAGGTTGACCGTTGCCCCGAACCAGTCGCCCCCGCGCTCCACCGCCGGGCCGGTGTGCATCCCCACCCGGACCAGGGGGAAGCCATGCTGGGCGCCGATATCGTGCACGATGCGCAGGCCGAGCCGGATCGCCGCCGCGGCGTCGCCGGCTCGGAGCATCAGCGCATCACCGATGGTCTTGACCTCCTGGGCCTGATGGGCGGCCAGCAGCCGGCGCACGGCTATACAGAACCCGCCGACCAGGTCGACGGCCTGCTCGTCCCCGTGGGCCTCGGT contains:
- a CDS encoding adenylate/guanylate cyclase domain-containing protein, which encodes MAQQSELAVQTFLFADLSGFTALTEAHGDEQAVDLVGGFCIAVRRLLAAHQAQEVKTIGDALMLRAGDAAAAIRLGLRIVHDIGAQHGFPLVRVGMHTGPAVERGGDWFGATVNLAARVSAAASGGEALLTAATRAACGDVEGVELRDRGRRAFRNVAEPVPVYAAVRQGARSSAGLPIDPVCRMAVDPWHSAGRLTHQGVEYCFCSLGCAGAFAQHPSRYTATGHWLDTAPD
- a CDS encoding multicopper oxidase domain-containing protein, which codes for MAEAGRPQLLALASGDTLELRVGPVAKRLGETIVRMLGDNGLVPGPTLKVGQGSEVVVHVVNQGDLDTTVHWHGLRLENRYDGVPHETQAPIPVGGSSAIGS